From a single Vibrio toranzoniae genomic region:
- the accD gene encoding acetyl-CoA carboxylase, carboxyltransferase subunit beta gives MSWLEKILEKSNIVTSRKASIPEGVWTKCTSCEQVLYHAELERNLEVCPKCDHHMRMKARRRLDTFLDKGERVELGAELEPQDKLKFKDSKRYKERISVAQKNSGETDALVAMKGELLGLPIVACAFEFSFMGGSMGSVVGARFVKAVDAAIENNCGLVCFSASGGARMQEALMSLMQMAKTSAALERLSAKGLPFVSVMTDPTMGGVSASLAMLGDINIGEPKALIGFAGRRVIEQTVREDLPEGFQRSEFLLDHGAIDMIVDRREMRQRVASLVGKMTNQPSPLVVSVNDSPNEATYEVPEAPEKG, from the coding sequence ATGAGTTGGCTTGAAAAGATTTTAGAAAAAAGCAACATCGTAACATCTCGTAAAGCGTCTATCCCTGAGGGTGTTTGGACTAAATGTACTTCTTGTGAGCAAGTGCTTTACCATGCTGAACTAGAGCGTAATCTAGAAGTATGTCCAAAATGTGATCATCACATGCGCATGAAAGCACGTCGCCGTCTGGATACATTCCTAGATAAAGGTGAACGTGTTGAACTCGGTGCTGAGCTTGAACCACAAGACAAACTGAAGTTTAAAGACTCTAAGCGTTACAAAGAACGTATCTCTGTTGCTCAGAAGAACAGTGGAGAGACAGATGCATTAGTAGCAATGAAAGGCGAACTGCTTGGTTTACCTATCGTAGCGTGTGCTTTTGAATTCTCATTCATGGGCGGCTCTATGGGTTCCGTTGTTGGTGCTCGTTTTGTGAAAGCGGTCGATGCTGCTATTGAAAACAATTGTGGTTTAGTTTGTTTCTCTGCAAGTGGTGGTGCGCGTATGCAAGAGGCGCTTATGTCTCTAATGCAAATGGCGAAAACCAGTGCAGCGCTAGAGCGTTTATCGGCGAAAGGCTTGCCGTTTGTTTCCGTAATGACTGACCCAACAATGGGGGGGGTTTCTGCGAGTCTAGCAATGCTAGGTGACATCAATATCGGTGAGCCAAAAGCATTGATCGGTTTCGCTGGACGTCGTGTAATCGAACAAACGGTACGTGAAGATCTTCCTGAAGGTTTTCAACGTAGTGAGTTTCTACTAGACCACGGTGCTATCGATATGATCGTTGACCGTCGTGAGATGCGCCAGCGCGTAGCTAGCCTAGTTGGAAAAATGACCAACCAGCCTTCACCATTGGTAGTTTCTGTGAACGATTCACCGAATGAAGCCACTTATGAAGTACCAGAAGCGCCAGAAAAAGGGTAA
- the folC gene encoding bifunctional tetrahydrofolate synthase/dihydrofolate synthase — MSQQPIPQATSSLEMWLDYLSNIHTSAIDLGLDRVQAVASKVNLTKPAQHVITVAGTNGKGSTCALMEAILLDAGYSVGVYSSPHLIRYNERVRINGQDLSDKKIVQSFDFIEKERGEISLSFFEYGTLAALRAFQTEAVDVVLLEVGLGGRLDATNIVDHDVSVITSLAVDHVDWLGDDINVIGFEKAGIYRSGKPAICGQPKPPATVAAHADDIKAEFYQVGIQYTYDVDGDIWNWRSGAFQLEALPIPDLPLPNAATALMALGTSKLSISDINITNGLKSAQLPGRMQKVSDQPVIVLDVAHNPHSAEYFAQQVIQKYAGKNLHVVVAMLHDKDIPATLEVLTPVATHWYPASLQGPRAATAAELCESLPKGVEQYSTPVAAFEAALASVQGDDVVLVVGSFHTVGEVLEHWQKKGN, encoded by the coding sequence ATGAGTCAACAACCTATTCCTCAAGCCACATCCTCTTTGGAGATGTGGCTTGATTATTTATCAAACATCCACACAAGCGCTATTGATCTTGGGTTAGACCGAGTTCAGGCCGTCGCTTCTAAGGTAAACCTCACCAAACCTGCTCAACACGTGATTACCGTTGCTGGAACCAATGGCAAAGGCTCAACGTGTGCCCTGATGGAAGCAATTCTGTTAGATGCTGGTTACTCCGTTGGTGTCTACAGTTCCCCTCACTTAATCCGCTATAACGAACGTGTTCGTATCAACGGCCAAGATCTATCCGATAAAAAGATTGTGCAGTCATTCGATTTTATTGAAAAAGAGCGTGGCGAAATCAGCCTTAGTTTTTTCGAGTACGGCACCTTAGCCGCGTTACGCGCATTTCAAACGGAAGCGGTAGATGTCGTGTTATTGGAAGTGGGATTAGGCGGTCGTTTAGATGCAACGAATATCGTTGATCATGATGTGTCTGTGATTACCAGTTTGGCTGTCGACCATGTTGATTGGCTTGGTGACGACATCAATGTGATTGGCTTTGAGAAAGCGGGTATCTATCGTAGTGGTAAGCCTGCTATCTGTGGACAGCCTAAGCCACCAGCAACAGTTGCTGCACATGCAGACGATATAAAAGCTGAATTTTACCAAGTGGGTATTCAATACACCTATGATGTTGACGGTGATATTTGGAACTGGCGCAGTGGTGCATTCCAATTAGAAGCTTTACCAATTCCAGATTTACCGTTACCTAATGCGGCAACCGCATTGATGGCGTTGGGAACTTCAAAATTGAGTATTAGCGATATAAATATCACTAATGGTCTAAAGAGCGCACAGCTTCCCGGACGTATGCAGAAAGTCAGCGATCAACCTGTGATTGTGCTTGATGTAGCGCATAATCCACATTCGGCTGAGTATTTTGCACAACAAGTTATTCAAAAGTATGCTGGGAAAAATTTACACGTTGTAGTCGCCATGCTTCATGACAAAGATATTCCCGCAACATTGGAAGTATTAACACCAGTTGCAACACATTGGTATCCAGCTTCACTACAAGGCCCTCGTGCGGCAACCGCTGCCGAATTGTGTGAAAGCCTACCAAAAGGCGTAGAGCAGTATTCAACCCCTGTAGCGGCGTTTGAAGCGGCTTTAGCTTCTGTCCAAGGTGACGATGTTGTGTTGGTGGTCGGTTCTTTCCATACTGTAGGTGAAGTGTTGGAGCATTGGCAGAAAAAAGGAAACTAA
- a CDS encoding SPOR domain-containing protein, translating to MASKFQSRLVGTIILVAIGVIVLPDVLDGKKLHYKEEFASIPIKPELDSNVEVFEVLDPVEDQIALPESPVEQVVESGGDSSKTQTALTSDDTESDKVAVVVKPVPEKNEYQDSAWLIQLMALKNADNAKNVVKDLQKRGYQAHTKQENSFTRVIIGPDVSKSKLERQIKELEKITGSKGQLLKFKPLNP from the coding sequence ATGGCAAGTAAATTCCAAAGCCGATTAGTCGGCACTATCATTTTAGTGGCCATAGGCGTGATTGTATTGCCAGATGTGCTTGATGGTAAGAAGCTTCATTATAAAGAAGAGTTTGCAAGCATTCCAATTAAGCCTGAGCTTGATAGTAATGTTGAGGTTTTTGAAGTTCTCGATCCTGTTGAAGATCAGATTGCTCTGCCGGAGTCTCCGGTTGAGCAGGTGGTTGAAAGTGGTGGCGACAGTTCAAAGACCCAAACAGCGTTAACGTCTGATGATACAGAATCCGACAAAGTGGCTGTTGTGGTTAAGCCTGTACCTGAAAAAAATGAATACCAAGATAGCGCGTGGCTCATTCAATTGATGGCTTTAAAAAATGCTGACAACGCCAAAAATGTTGTTAAGGATTTACAAAAGCGTGGTTACCAGGCTCACACCAAGCAAGAAAATAGTTTTACGCGAGTAATTATTGGCCCGGATGTCTCTAAATCCAAACTTGAGCGACAAATTAAGGAATTAGAGAAAATTACGGGTTCAAAAGGTCAGTTGCTCAAATTTAAACCGTTAAATCCATAA
- a CDS encoding CvpA family protein — protein sequence MNWLDFVILGVIGFSAVISLVRGFAKEALSLVIWFGAFFIASQYYAKLAMYFTNIEDEMFRNGTAIAALFVATLVVGALVNYVIGQLVQKTGLSGTDRILGVVFGGLRGVLIVSAVLFFMDAFTAFPSSEWWKSSQLVPEFSRIIAPFFEHLQATSSFLSGAL from the coding sequence ATGAATTGGTTAGATTTTGTCATTTTAGGCGTGATCGGCTTCTCTGCCGTGATCAGTTTAGTTCGTGGTTTCGCTAAAGAAGCGTTGTCATTGGTTATTTGGTTTGGAGCATTTTTTATTGCTAGTCAGTACTACGCTAAATTAGCCATGTACTTTACCAATATCGAAGATGAGATGTTTCGAAACGGAACTGCGATAGCAGCATTGTTTGTTGCAACGTTAGTTGTCGGTGCCTTAGTTAACTATGTCATCGGTCAGCTAGTTCAGAAAACAGGCCTGTCAGGTACAGATAGAATCCTCGGTGTCGTCTTTGGCGGTTTACGTGGTGTTTTGATTGTCTCTGCAGTGTTGTTTTTCATGGATGCGTTTACTGCATTCCCAAGTTCTGAGTGGTGGAAGAGTTCGCAATTGGTTCCAGAATTTAGTCGAATCATTGCGCCGTTCTTCGAGCATTTACAAGCAACATCTAGTTTCTTATCTGGCGCGCTTTAG
- the purF gene encoding amidophosphoribosyltransferase — protein sequence MCGIVGIVGSTPVNQSIYDALTVLQHRGQDAAGICTIESNRFRLRKANGLVKDVFEAKHMQRLQGEVGIGHVRYPTAGSSSASEAQPFYVNSPFGITLAHNGNLTNANEVREKLFEKDRRHLNTTSDSEVLLNVLAHEIDTVKGNVTSDDVFRAVSNVHRTIRGAYAVTAMIIGHGMIAFRDPHGIRPLCLGKREVDGKTEYMVASESVALDAVGFDFMRDVAPGEAIYATFDGDLFTKQCADNPQLNPCIFEFVYFARPDSFIDKISVYSARVEMGEMLGKRIKEEYADLDIDVVIPIPETSNDIALRIAQAINKPYRQGFVKNRYVGRTFIMPGQQQRKKSVRRKLNAIRSEFKGKNVLLVDDSIVRGTTSEQIIEMARDSGASKVFMVSAAPEVRFPNVYGIDMPSAIELIAHGRDNETICKQIGADALIFQTLPDLISAVGMGNQDISRFDTSVFNGEYVTGDIDQAYLDFLDSLRNDDSKVQREIQQDLANLELHNEGA from the coding sequence ATGTGTGGTATTGTTGGAATCGTGGGTTCAACACCTGTAAACCAGTCAATTTATGACGCTTTAACGGTATTGCAGCATCGTGGCCAAGATGCCGCTGGTATTTGTACCATAGAAAGCAATCGTTTCCGTCTGCGTAAGGCGAACGGTTTAGTCAAAGATGTTTTTGAAGCAAAACACATGCAGCGCTTACAAGGTGAAGTTGGTATTGGTCATGTTCGTTACCCTACTGCGGGTAGTTCAAGTGCATCTGAAGCTCAACCTTTCTACGTAAACTCTCCTTTTGGCATCACGTTGGCTCACAACGGCAACCTGACAAACGCAAACGAAGTGCGTGAAAAGTTGTTCGAGAAAGACCGTCGTCATTTAAATACAACTTCTGACTCTGAAGTTCTATTGAACGTTTTGGCTCATGAGATCGATACCGTTAAAGGTAACGTGACTTCAGATGATGTTTTCCGCGCTGTCTCTAATGTGCACCGTACGATTCGCGGCGCTTACGCAGTAACGGCAATGATTATCGGCCACGGTATGATTGCATTTCGTGACCCACATGGTATCCGTCCTCTGTGTCTTGGTAAGCGTGAAGTTGATGGTAAAACAGAGTACATGGTTGCGTCTGAGTCAGTCGCGTTAGACGCTGTTGGTTTTGATTTTATGCGCGATGTTGCTCCTGGTGAAGCTATCTACGCAACATTCGATGGTGATCTTTTTACTAAGCAATGCGCAGACAACCCACAACTAAACCCATGCATCTTTGAATTTGTATACTTTGCACGCCCAGATTCATTCATCGACAAAATCTCGGTTTACAGCGCACGCGTTGAGATGGGTGAGATGCTAGGTAAACGTATTAAAGAAGAGTACGCCGACTTAGATATTGATGTGGTTATCCCAATTCCTGAAACTTCAAACGATATTGCGCTACGGATAGCTCAAGCGATCAACAAGCCATACCGTCAGGGTTTCGTGAAGAACCGTTATGTTGGCCGCACGTTTATCATGCCTGGTCAGCAACAGCGTAAAAAATCAGTTCGCCGTAAGTTGAACGCAATCCGTTCAGAGTTTAAAGGTAAGAATGTTCTATTGGTTGACGACTCTATCGTTCGCGGTACAACATCAGAGCAGATCATTGAGATGGCTCGTGATTCAGGTGCAAGTAAAGTCTTCATGGTTTCAGCAGCTCCAGAGGTGCGCTTTCCGAACGTTTACGGCATCGATATGCCGAGCGCGATAGAGCTGATTGCTCATGGTCGTGACAACGAAACAATTTGTAAGCAGATTGGCGCAGATGCTTTGATTTTCCAAACGCTACCAGATCTAATCTCTGCGGTAGGTATGGGCAACCAAGACATTTCTCGCTTCGATACTTCGGTATTTAACGGTGAGTATGTAACAGGTGATATCGACCAAGCGTACTTAGATTTCCTAGATTCTTTGCGTAATGACGACTCAAAGGTTCAGCGTGAAATCCAACAAGACCTAGCGAACCTAGAGTTACATAACGAAGGCGCTTAG
- a CDS encoding LysR family transcriptional regulator, with protein MKLDDLNLFRLVVENGSYTATSRKTMIPVATITRRIQALEDSLNLRLLNRHARKLSLTEAGERFFNECSPLLQRLSSTAEELTDVCKGASGKIRITAPSNLTKRMMMPMFSDFMIQYPDINIELMMNNQADQLDPTEWDVIFRVGPQRDSSLIARKISEVKDILIASPDYLAKNPAPSHAEELANHSLLKGYPLIKWQLSNSNDETVVNSEKGRFNANALNVVRQACSGGLGITLMPDVMIREYIEDGSLVQVLEDWSANPRDIYMLYNHKDHLPEKVRLFIDFVIAYHIH; from the coding sequence ATGAAATTAGATGATTTAAACCTCTTTCGACTCGTCGTTGAAAATGGGAGCTACACCGCAACATCGCGCAAGACTATGATTCCGGTTGCGACCATTACACGACGTATTCAAGCCTTAGAAGACTCTCTGAATCTGAGGCTTCTCAATAGACACGCGCGTAAACTCTCTTTAACAGAAGCTGGCGAACGTTTTTTCAATGAATGCTCTCCGCTATTGCAACGCCTATCTTCTACTGCAGAAGAGCTCACGGACGTGTGCAAAGGAGCTTCCGGTAAGATTCGTATTACGGCCCCATCCAACCTGACCAAACGCATGATGATGCCAATGTTCAGCGACTTCATGATTCAATACCCAGATATCAATATTGAATTGATGATGAACAACCAAGCCGATCAACTTGATCCAACCGAGTGGGACGTAATTTTCCGCGTTGGCCCACAACGTGACTCAAGTCTAATCGCAAGAAAAATCAGTGAAGTAAAAGATATTCTTATCGCGAGCCCTGATTATTTAGCGAAGAACCCGGCACCAAGCCACGCGGAAGAACTGGCTAACCACTCTCTTCTAAAAGGCTACCCGCTAATTAAGTGGCAACTGAGTAACTCTAATGATGAGACGGTGGTTAACAGCGAGAAAGGTCGTTTCAACGCCAATGCACTCAATGTAGTGAGACAAGCATGTTCTGGAGGCCTAGGTATCACCCTAATGCCTGATGTGATGATTCGTGAATATATTGAAGATGGCAGCTTAGTGCAGGTCCTAGAAGACTGGAGCGCTAACCCTCGTGATATTTACATGCTTTATAATCACAAAGACCACCTGCCAGAGAAGGTAAGATTGTTTATTGATTTTGTGATCGCATACCACATTCATTAA
- a CDS encoding response regulator, with the protein MYKTHSQPVMTSAQEVINQKCVMLVDDDPIFRRITSAYLDTIGYKVVEAENGLDALQKLRDSAPDLIVCDLSMPILDGIELVEELSLEYPSLPMIVVSGTDDMSDVAKALRFGIKDFLAKPLEDHGHLGSAIANTLKDSFDNISDQRDFSSQWFCVDDGGEIPEDQELHWHLNYLQENPSAAKDLLHALLPEKDTRQGSWCCSYRLLQSTEMMPLVFDYAWMMNGQFAFYLVDSSSSDNASSASTLLVRALFHDYIRNRKDFNVDLKDIAEILEKGIECSKCATPVNALFGVANLAEGTISVLPAGLDGRWSNGEMNQNIAAGERLGENCKKNFITRDLPIEQGCQLSLSLLGAASFSLDIHQGSTD; encoded by the coding sequence ATGTACAAAACTCACAGTCAGCCAGTAATGACCTCGGCTCAGGAAGTAATCAACCAGAAATGCGTAATGTTGGTTGATGATGATCCTATTTTTCGCCGTATAACCAGCGCGTACTTAGACACGATTGGTTATAAAGTGGTTGAGGCTGAAAATGGACTGGACGCTCTGCAAAAGCTCAGAGACTCGGCGCCAGATTTAATTGTGTGTGACTTGTCAATGCCGATCCTGGACGGCATTGAGCTTGTGGAAGAGCTCAGTTTAGAGTATCCATCATTGCCTATGATCGTTGTCTCAGGGACAGACGATATGTCGGATGTGGCGAAAGCATTACGATTTGGCATCAAAGACTTCTTAGCCAAACCTTTAGAGGATCACGGTCACTTAGGCAGTGCGATTGCGAATACGTTAAAAGATTCATTCGACAACATTTCGGATCAACGAGATTTTTCAAGCCAATGGTTTTGTGTGGATGACGGAGGAGAGATCCCCGAAGATCAAGAGCTGCATTGGCACCTGAATTATTTACAAGAAAACCCAAGTGCAGCAAAAGACTTACTGCATGCGCTGCTGCCTGAAAAAGATACAAGACAAGGCTCATGGTGTTGTAGTTATCGATTATTGCAATCAACAGAGATGATGCCGCTTGTGTTTGACTACGCATGGATGATGAATGGGCAGTTTGCTTTTTACCTCGTCGATTCGTCCTCTTCTGATAATGCCAGCTCAGCGTCTACATTGTTGGTGCGAGCGCTATTTCACGATTACATAAGAAATAGAAAAGATTTTAATGTTGATCTCAAAGATATTGCTGAGATTTTAGAGAAGGGGATTGAGTGCTCCAAATGTGCCACGCCCGTTAATGCATTGTTTGGTGTCGCCAACCTTGCCGAGGGTACCATCTCTGTTTTGCCTGCGGGTCTAGATGGACGCTGGTCGAATGGTGAGATGAATCAAAACATTGCCGCTGGTGAGCGTTTAGGCGAAAACTGTAAGAAGAATTTTATTACGAGAGACTTGCCGATTGAACAAGGCTGCCAACTCTCATTGAGCTTGCTTGGAGCGGCGAGCTTTAGTTTAGACATACACCAAGGGTCTACCGATTAA
- a CDS encoding YbaN family protein, translated as MAGGLCIFLAVLGIVLPVLPTTPFLLLASACFMRSNPKVHKWMHEHKTLGPLLNNWYQHGAVTKQVKTRGVFFILLSFALSICFSPIIWVKVFLICVLVILLTWFMRLPTHELVADSKENHYH; from the coding sequence ATTGCTGGTGGCCTTTGCATATTTCTCGCAGTGCTAGGGATAGTTTTACCTGTTCTGCCAACCACGCCTTTTCTCCTTCTTGCTAGCGCATGCTTTATGCGAAGCAATCCTAAAGTTCATAAATGGATGCATGAACACAAAACGCTGGGTCCTTTACTGAACAATTGGTATCAACATGGTGCCGTCACCAAACAAGTTAAAACGCGCGGTGTGTTCTTTATCTTGTTGAGTTTTGCGTTATCCATCTGCTTTTCCCCGATCATTTGGGTTAAGGTTTTCCTAATTTGCGTACTTGTTATTCTTCTCACATGGTTTATGCGACTTCCAACCCATGAGTTGGTTGCTGACAGCAAAGAAAATCACTACCATTAA
- the apt gene encoding adenine phosphoribosyltransferase, giving the protein MNTEKISLIKASIKSIPDYPKAGILFRDVTSLMEDPAAYKATIDLLAETFKDMGFTKIVGTEARGFLFGAPLALELGVGFIPVRKPGKLPRETVAQSYELEYGTDTLEIHIDAIVEGDKVLMVDDLLATGGTIEATTKLIRRLGGVAEHAAFVINLPEIGGDKRLKGLGLEVFSICEFDGH; this is encoded by the coding sequence ATGAACACAGAAAAAATCTCTCTGATCAAAGCAAGCATCAAAAGCATCCCTGATTACCCTAAAGCAGGTATTTTGTTCCGTGACGTAACAAGTTTGATGGAAGACCCTGCGGCTTACAAAGCGACTATTGACCTGCTAGCGGAAACATTCAAGGACATGGGCTTTACTAAGATCGTTGGTACGGAAGCTCGTGGTTTCTTATTTGGTGCGCCTTTGGCTCTTGAGCTAGGTGTTGGCTTCATTCCTGTTCGTAAACCTGGCAAGCTGCCTCGTGAAACTGTGGCTCAATCTTATGAACTTGAGTACGGTACAGATACACTAGAAATCCATATCGACGCTATCGTTGAAGGCGATAAAGTGCTGATGGTTGATGATTTGTTAGCAACAGGCGGTACGATTGAAGCAACAACAAAGCTGATTCGTAGGCTCGGTGGTGTGGCAGAGCACGCTGCATTTGTTATTAACCTTCCAGAAATCGGTGGTGACAAGCGCTTAAAAGGCTTAGGTCTAGAAGTGTTTAGCATCTGCGAATTCGACGGTCACTAA
- the dnaX gene encoding DNA polymerase III subunit gamma/tau, which yields MSYLALARKWRPTKFKEVVGQAHVLTALENALSQNRLHHAYLFSGTRGVGKTTIGRLFAKGLNCETGITSTPCGECATCKEIDEGRFVDLLEIDAASRTKVEDTRELLDNVQYKPARGRFKVYLIDEVHMLSRHSFNALLKTLEEPPEYVKFLLATTDPQKLPVTILSRCLQFHLKPISVDNIHEQLDHILEQESVASESRALGMIAHAADGSMRDALSLTDQAIALGNGNVVTDTVAHMLGTLDTDQAIHLLEAISSKQPQVAMACIEGLAENGVEWDGLLSQLATQLHRLAMFQALPSTLDKAQPDAERIELLSNALSPQDIQLYYQIVLKGRQDLPLSPTARVGIEMVALRMLAFRPAEQAMATAISTQSTSTAPVAAPGEPQRQQQAQQQGSAQYSDSQGYAGHSGSQGYPEQDYSHSQYDAPPTYDERPSYGAEQPQQQANYQNQRPAQPHNDASPVSSAPQGQSERPASPVSGLRHQLRSQRRGSAAPESKGSAPKKTKATPAKTSVLDRVAQQHGGSERVSPASLSTSSTEKVTNDNEPYRWKPSKPVVKEVNKELTPTQIKRALEHVKTPEMVEKLLQESISQDQWSATIQKLETAKLVEQLALNSVFSKNGTSITLTLRASQAHLNTDRAQSELLQSLNAVLGEECHLSVEIGEGGETPLELRERLYQGKLKDAFTSLENDANVQFIEKRFAAELDRDSVRPI from the coding sequence ATGAGCTATCTTGCGTTAGCGCGAAAATGGCGACCAACCAAATTCAAAGAAGTGGTTGGTCAAGCCCATGTTTTAACAGCATTAGAGAATGCCCTTAGCCAAAATAGGTTGCATCACGCATACCTGTTCAGCGGCACACGAGGTGTCGGTAAAACGACCATCGGCCGTTTATTTGCTAAGGGTCTCAACTGTGAAACAGGCATTACCTCAACCCCTTGTGGTGAGTGTGCAACCTGTAAAGAGATTGATGAAGGTCGTTTTGTTGATCTTCTTGAAATCGATGCTGCCTCTCGAACTAAGGTAGAAGATACCCGCGAGCTTCTGGACAATGTTCAGTACAAGCCAGCACGTGGTCGCTTCAAGGTTTACCTTATCGATGAAGTACACATGCTTTCTAGGCACAGTTTTAACGCGCTTCTAAAGACCTTAGAAGAGCCGCCTGAGTATGTGAAATTTTTGCTCGCAACGACCGATCCACAGAAGCTTCCAGTGACGATTCTATCGCGTTGTCTGCAGTTCCACCTTAAGCCGATCAGTGTTGATAATATTCACGAACAGCTTGACCACATTCTTGAACAAGAAAGTGTGGCGTCTGAGTCTCGTGCGCTTGGCATGATTGCTCATGCGGCTGACGGCAGTATGCGTGATGCTCTGAGTTTAACGGATCAAGCTATCGCATTAGGCAACGGCAATGTTGTGACAGACACTGTGGCTCATATGCTCGGTACGCTAGACACCGACCAAGCCATTCACTTGCTAGAAGCGATCAGCAGTAAGCAGCCGCAAGTAGCAATGGCTTGCATCGAAGGTCTTGCCGAGAATGGTGTGGAATGGGATGGTTTATTGAGTCAACTTGCGACCCAGTTACATCGCCTTGCAATGTTTCAAGCATTGCCATCAACCCTAGATAAAGCACAGCCTGATGCTGAACGGATAGAACTGCTTAGCAACGCATTGAGCCCACAAGATATCCAACTGTACTATCAGATTGTGTTGAAAGGACGTCAAGACCTACCGTTATCACCCACTGCGCGTGTTGGTATTGAGATGGTGGCTTTACGTATGTTGGCGTTTAGACCTGCAGAACAAGCAATGGCAACGGCAATATCGACTCAGTCGACGAGCACTGCGCCAGTGGCAGCTCCGGGAGAGCCTCAGAGGCAACAACAGGCTCAGCAGCAGGGTTCAGCACAGTATTCCGATTCGCAAGGTTACGCTGGCCATTCAGGCAGCCAAGGTTATCCTGAGCAGGATTACTCGCACAGTCAGTATGATGCACCACCGACTTATGACGAACGCCCTAGCTATGGTGCAGAGCAGCCTCAACAGCAAGCAAATTATCAGAATCAGAGGCCAGCTCAGCCACACAACGATGCTTCACCTGTTTCTTCTGCTCCGCAAGGACAATCAGAACGTCCTGCTTCGCCTGTAAGTGGTTTACGCCACCAACTGCGTTCTCAACGCAGGGGCAGCGCAGCACCAGAGAGCAAAGGTTCAGCGCCAAAAAAGACTAAAGCGACACCGGCTAAAACTTCAGTTCTTGACCGAGTTGCTCAGCAACACGGTGGCTCTGAGCGGGTGTCGCCAGCTTCTTTATCTACCTCTTCGACAGAAAAGGTAACCAATGATAATGAACCTTATCGCTGGAAACCGTCTAAACCTGTAGTGAAAGAGGTGAACAAAGAGCTTACCCCCACTCAGATCAAGCGCGCGTTGGAGCATGTTAAGACACCAGAAATGGTCGAAAAATTGCTTCAAGAGTCTATTTCTCAAGATCAATGGTCCGCCACGATTCAAAAGCTAGAGACAGCCAAGCTTGTTGAACAGTTAGCATTAAACTCAGTGTTTTCTAAAAATGGAACATCAATTACTCTAACGTTAAGAGCGAGTCAGGCTCACTTGAATACGGACCGTGCGCAGAGCGAACTATTACAGTCTCTCAATGCTGTACTCGGAGAAGAGTGTCATTTGAGCGTTGAAATCGGTGAGGGTGGAGAAACGCCTCTAGAACTACGAGAAAGATTGTATCAAGGCAAGTTGAAAGACGCGTTTACCAGTTTGGAAAACGATGCCAACGTACAGTTTATCGAAAAGCGTTTTGCTGCGGAGCTCGACAGAGACAGCGTTCGTCCTATCTAG
- a CDS encoding YbaB/EbfC family nucleoid-associated protein, which produces MFGKGGMGNMMKQAQQMQERMQKLQEEIANMEVTGESGAGLVKVTITGSHSVRRVDIDESLMEDDKEMLEDLIAAAFNDAARRVEETQKEKMAGVTGGMQLPPGMKMPF; this is translated from the coding sequence ATGTTTGGTAAAGGCGGTATGGGCAACATGATGAAGCAAGCCCAGCAAATGCAAGAGCGCATGCAAAAGCTTCAAGAAGAAATCGCAAATATGGAAGTTACAGGTGAGTCAGGTGCTGGCCTTGTAAAGGTAACGATCACTGGTAGTCACAGCGTTCGCCGTGTTGATATCGATGAAAGTTTAATGGAAGACGATAAAGAGATGCTTGAAGATCTTATCGCTGCTGCTTTCAACGATGCGGCTCGTCGTGTTGAAGAAACTCAAAAAGAGAAAATGGCTGGCGTAACTGGTGGAATGCAACTTCCACCAGGTATGAAGATGCCTTTCTAA